Proteins encoded in a region of the Natator depressus isolate rNatDep1 chromosome 25, rNatDep2.hap1, whole genome shotgun sequence genome:
- the APC2 gene encoding adenomatous polyposis coli protein 2 isoform X2 — translation MVSSGQTEVLDQLKALQMDITSLYNLKFQPPALVPELACPEGSPLHSAAPQKKDSMGELSRATIRLLEELDRERCFLLSEIEKEEKEKLWYCTQLQSLSTRLDELPHVETFSMQMDLIRQQLEFEAQHIRSLMEERFGTTDEMVQRAQIRASRLEQIDKELMEAQDQVQMSEPQLCGKLSGMEGDGSLDIPTHPEEGGSHLSNNKVEVVFWLLSMLATRDKDDMSRTLLAMSSSQESCLAMRKSGCLPLLIQILHDADRAPGDPQSPGSSKDSRMRANAALHNIVFSQPDEGQAKKEMRALHVLEQIRSYSETCWDWLQMQSKDGGQGAEGSAVPVPIEPQICQATCAIMKLSFDEEYRRAMNELGGLQAVAELLQVDYEMHKMTSDPLNLALRRYAGMALTNLTFGDVVNKATLSSRRGCMQAIVAQLASESEELHQVVSSILRNLSWRADINSKKILREVGSVTGLMQCALRATKESTLKSVLSALWNLSAHSTENKVAICLVQGALGFLVSTLTYKCQSNSLAIIESGGGILRNVSSLIATREDYRQVLRDHNCLQTLLQHLKSHSLTIVSNACGTLWNLSARSPRDQELLWDLGAVSMLRNLIHSKHKMIAMGSAAALRNLLTNRPLKYKDATVISPGSCMPSLYVRKQKALEAELDAKHLAEAFDTMEKQSLKSQNLKKPPRHMDSLAKDYTSDSGCFDDDEVPNVSAGAETGNASILSMFLNSSFLQGQALPRAIAQRRGPEPEKDESSKPAEPKKLPAPEDEVSLAAEKLANKISTTVAKIDKLVEDIATLHTSSDDSFSLSSEDHCLDWQYGSDEVHEARAQSCSPCRLSDASSFVKRENLSRAHTLLRLKKAYTSLSNDSLNSGSTSDGYCTKEHMKPCTRASFLDYKEELQRYQKRPSRLDLKNILVHRPERMEQPGVKAKESGEPEKLEPRDAHDRAKKAVTFPSPKAPEKEPEWKKEPGNELSPDPQVHTIKLSPSYQHVPLLENLAKSSPAPGAVGLSSASYHPTLPGRKQAWLPTGLLQTAENLSRIPEKLAAHTPAPVEQESVQKYAVEDTPICFSRCSSLSSLSSADNVLDGQSHSENEVDSDSSLEIIEMEESAETEGDVEQAEACNRRQEKVKAADLGPATPGGISQPIAIPFQKRDKIFLRESSPSRHEDLTPSSSSENYIQETPLVMSRCSSVSSLGSFESPSIASSIQSDPCSEMISGTISPSELPDSPGQTMPPSRSKTPLFELGSQPEKETSQFNIQWENNVKKFMEITDFKERFQLPQDLDSMIYFTVEKPNENFSCASSLSALPLHEHYIQKDVELKLMPPFPERNSLNFVAHEKQEDRREERFGEGKRKLERPELNSDDDIEILKECINSAMPSRFRKVKTSLVSGLPSQVLNPQTKKALHMPVYMLVPTHSHRGVPKHLRPAARDLFKDDDSFTDSAEGTPINFSSAASLSDETLQYPLKEEVDHKRGPGKRLERKEVSGSPVGRNLEAPREQGSLSPAPGRKAASNSSTPTKMSAAYQQKGGSRHGSPVQTGRGQAAEVKRGLPPLKNGPNLELDFGRAGAHPEGVPPRKGAPCEDSAPGGMAFQSLCHTTPTEEAVYCFYENDSDDLLEVRRDSPKRKASPARAQKKERWSSTAPKKEPEKSSRQLLQAKTKMAAKLHNNLIVDETPPCYSLSSSMSSLSDIDLCDHEERTTLYKANRQLTLGRMQESAASRALAKERDSSPSSLSFTSDDDLLQKCIGSALPRRRRHSARRRNAEHKQKLKGANPKSTTGKEKKPEPRHNPADEMVSDKGSDLDSIEWKAIQEGANSIVTWLHQAAASLSREPSSESDSILSFVSGLSVGPTLQLSLDRKDKKRARSGVGREVEKRDHAMAFQESKKVMDVGGRNTRAGKNVSQQKPMSNLPVVFRGRTVIYMPSAVKDSPSPKSTPQKTATTKPEATIQNLTLSQQRSRSLHRLGKASEMADLTLPKRSATPPARITKPPSSGSSRTSTPSQPTQKKLTSPSQLNKQLPSQGVKVGRSSPTGSTPKAPPQKPPATKQHKTQKSPVRIPFMQKPNKKMLPARSSMPVLEEQVGSPKLKGNGKGILPTARLNLVRMSSARSSGSESDRSGFLRQLTFIKESSSLIMRHRSELSSCESVSSLSQSTSPKRSRPGLPAVFLCSSRCEELKVAKPVVTSQRPVISRTPANNKTSPSERPPRRTSSESPSRLPVKTNTPSPEPFKRYSSSPNISIIKRTSSPSSVLSSCSESSARRRKSQEASKLTPNPAVGNPGQQDKQQMAMMKGTWRRIRDEDIPHILKSTLPSSALPLVSTLEEETPNAQIPIQRKTSDAVVQTEDYPTTKTNSSTSPTLETREMPKSETECLTSIKGTVPISFSHEGPTGSVGSFPSSRHSSPSRSARVTPFNYVPSPMVAPMINNKSLEKMPA, via the exons CTGTGTGGGAAGCTGTCTGGCATGGAAGGGGATGGGAGCCTGGACATCCCAACGCATCCCGAGGAGGGAGGGAGCCACCTCAGCAACAATAAG GTGGAAGTGGTCTTCTGGCTCCTCTCCATGCTGGCCACCCGGGACAAGGACGACATGTCCCGCACCCTGCTGGCCATGTCCAGCTCGCaggagagctgcctggccatgcgcAAGTCCGGCTGCCTCCCACTCCTCATCCAGATCCTGCACGACGCGGACAGGGCGCCAGGAGACCCCCAGAGCCCCGGCAGCAGCAAGGACTCCCGCATGCGGGCCAACGCCGCCCTGCACAACATCGTCTTCTCGCAGCCCGACGAGGGCCAGGCCAAGAAGGAGATGCGGGCGCTGCATGTGCTGGAGCAGATCCGCTCCTACTCGGAGACCTGCTGGGACTGGCTGCAGATGCAGAGCAAAGACGGGGGCCAGGGCGCCGAGGGCAGCGCCG TGCCAGTGCCCATCGAGCCGCAGATCTGCCAGGCCACCTGTGCCATCATGAAGCTCTCCTTCGACGAGGAGTACAGGCGGGCCATGAACGAGCTGG GTGGTCTCCAGGCCgtggctgagctgctgcaggtggATTATGAGATGCACAAAATGACCAGCGACCCCCTCAACCTGGCGCTGAGGAGATACGCGGGCATGGCGCTGACCAACCTCACCTTCGGGGACGTGGTGAACaag GCGACTCTGTCCTCCCGCCGGGGCTGCATGCAGGCCATTGTGGCCCAGCTGGCCTCCGAGAGCGAGGAGCTGCACCAG GTGGTCTCCAGCATCCTGCGGAACCTCTCCTGGAGGGCCGACATCAACAGCAAGAAGATCTTGCGCGAGGTGGGCAGCGTGACCGGCCTGATGCAGTGCGCCCTGCGGGCCACCAAG GAATCCACCCTGAAGAGTGTCCTCAGCGCCCTCTGGAACCTGTCCGCTCACAGCACCGAGAACAAAGTCGCCATCTGCTTGGTGCAGGGTGCCCTGGGCTTCCTGGTGAGCACCCTCACCTACAAGTGCCAGAGCAACTCGCTGGCCATCATCGAGAGCGGAGGAGGCATCCTGAGAAACGTGTCCAGCCTGATCGCCACCCGGGAGGATTACAG GCAAGTGCTCCGGGACCACAACTGCCTGCAGACCCTGCTGCAGCACCTCAAATCCCACAGCCTCACCATCGTCAGCAACGCCTGCGGGACCCTCTGGAACCTCTCCGCCCGGAGCCCCAGAgaccaggagctgctgtgggACCTGGGGGCGGTAAGCATGCTGCGCAACCTCATCCACTCCAAGCACAAGATGATCGCCATGGGCAGCGCCGCTGCGCTCCGGAACCTGCTCACCAACCGACCCCTCAAGTACAAGGACGCCACCGTCATCTCCCCGGGCTCCTGCATGCCCTCGCTCTACGTGAGGAAGCAGAAGGCGCTGGAGGCCGAGCTGGATGCCAAGCACCTGGCGGAGGCCTTCGACACCATGGAGAAGCAGAGTCTGAAGAGCCAGAACCTCAAGAAGCCCCCGAGGCACATGGACAGCCTGGCGAAGGACTACACCTCCGACTCCGGCTGCTTCGACGATGACGAGGTGCCCAACGTCTCGGCGGGGGCGGAGACCGGGAACGCTTCCATCCTCTCCATGTTCCTCAACTCCTCCTTCCTCCAGGGCCAGGCCTTGCCCAGGGCCATCGCCCAGAGGAGGGGCCCGGAGCCTGAGAAGGACGAGAGCAGCAAGCCGGCCGAGCCCAAGAAGCTGCCAGCGCCCGAGGACGAGGTGTCGCTGGCGGCCGAGAAGCTGGCCAACAAGATCTCCACCACGGTGGCCAAGATTGACAAGCTGGTGGAGGACATTGCCACCCTCCACACCTCCTCGGACGACAGCTTCAGCCTGAGCTCGGAGGACCACTGCCTTGACTGGCAGTATGGCTCCGATGAGGTCCACGAGGCccgggcccagtcctgctccccgTGCCGCCTCTCGGATGCCAGCAGCTTCGTGAAGCGGGAGAACCTGAGCCGGGCCCACACCCTCCTGAGGCTGAAGAAGGCTTACACCAGCTTGTCCAACGACAGCCTGAACAGCGGCAGCACCAGTGACGGCTACTGCACCAAGGAGCACATGAAGCCCTGCACCAGGGCCTCCTTCCTAGATTACAAGGAGGAGCTGCAGAGGTACCAGAAGCGGCCCAGCAGGCTGGATCTGAAGAACATCCTTGTCCACAGGCCTGAGAGGATGGAGCAGCCGGGGGTCAAGGCCAAAGAATCCGGCGAGCCGGAGAAACTGGAGCCGAGAGACGCGCACGACAGAGCCAAGAAAGCAGTGACGTTCCCCAGCCCCAAAGCCCCTGAGAAGGAGCCTGAGTGGAAGAAGGAGCCGGGCAATGAGCTTTCTCCTGACCCTCAGGTCCACACCATCAAACTCTCCCCTTCTTACCAGCATGTCCCCCTGCTGGAGAATCTGGCCAAGAGCAGCCCGGCCCCTGGCGCTGTGGGGCTCTCGAGTGCTAGTTACCACCCAACTCTCCCAGGCCGGAAGCAAGCCTGGCTCCCCACGGGGCTTCTCCAGACGGCTGAGAACTTGAGCAGGATCCCAGAGAAGCTGGCTGCCCACACGCCGGCCCCGGTGGAGCAGGAGTCAGTCCAGAAGTACGCGGTGGAGGACACCCCCATTTGTTTCTCCCGGTGCAGctccctctcttccctctcctctgctGACAATGTGCTGGATGGGCAGAGCCACAGCGAGAATGAGGTAGACAGCGACTCCTCCCTGGAGATCATCGAGATGGAAGAGAGCGCCGAGACCGAAGGTGACGTGGAGCAGGCTGAGGCCTGCAATAGGAGACAGGAGAAGGTGAAGGCGGCGGATCTGGGCCCAGCCACTCCAGGAGGGATCTCCCAACCCATCGCCATCCCCTTCCAGAAGCGCGACAAGATCTTCCTGAGGGAATCCTCCCCGTCCCGGCACGAGGACCTGACCCCGTCCAGCTCCTCCGAGAACTACATTCAGGAGACCCCTCTGGTGATGAGCCGGTGTAGCTCGGTCAGCTCCCTGGGCAGCTTTGAAAGCCCATCCATTGCCAGCTCCATCCAGAGCGACCCCTGTAGTGAGATGATCAGTGGCACCATCAGCCCGAGCGAGCTGCCGGACAGCCCCGGTCAGACCATGCCCCCAAGCCGCAGCAAGACGCCCCTGTTTGAACTGGGATCCCAGCCGGAGAAGGAGACCAGCCAGTTCAACATCCAGTGGGAAAACAACGTCAAGAAGTTCATGGAGATCACGGATTTCAAGGAGCGTTTCCAGCTGCCCCAAGACCTGGATTCCATGATCTACTTCACTGTGGAGAAACCCAACGAGAACTTCTCCTGCGCCTCCAGCCTAAGTGCCCTGCCCCTTCACGAGCACTACATCCAGAAGGACGTGGAGCTAAAGCTTATGCCGCCTTTCCCCGAGAGGAACAGCCTGAATTTTGTGGCACATGAGAAGCAGGAGGACAGGCGGGAAGAGAGATTCGGGGAGGGCAAGAGGAAGCTGGAGCGTCCAGAGCTCAATTCAGACGATGATATTGAGATCCTGAAGGAATGCATCAACTCGGCCATGCCTTCCCGCTTCAGGAAGGTCAAGACCTCCCTAGTCTCTGGCCTGCCCAGCCAGGTCTTGAATCCTCAGACCAAAAAGGCTCTTCACATGCCAGTCTACATGCTGGTGCCCACTCATTCGCACCGGGGCGTCCCCAAACACCTGCGACCTGCCGCCCGGGACCTCTTCAAGGATGACGACTCCTTCACCGACTCCGCAGAAGGCACCCCCATCAACTTCTCCAGCGCCGCTTCCCTGAGTGACGAGACCCTCCAGTACCCCCTGAAGGAGGAGGTTGACCACAAGCGCGGCCCTGGGAAGAGGCTGGAGAGAAAGGAAGTGTCGGGGTCCCCTGTGGGGCGCAATCTGGAAGCACCCCGTGAGCAGGGGAGCTTGAGTCCTGCGCCAGGCAGGAAAGCAGCTTCCAACTCCTCAACGCCCACCAAGATGAGTGCAGCCTACCAGCAGAAGGGCGGGTCGAGACATGGCAGCCCTGTCCAGACAGGCAGGGGCCAAGCGGCTGAGGTGAAGAGAGGGCTACCTCCCCTGAAGAATGGACCCAACCTGGAGCTGGACTttggcagggcaggggcccacCCGGAAGGCGTCCCCCCGAGGAAGGGTGCTCCCTGTGAGGACAGTGCCCCCGGGGGCATGGCCTTTCAGTCCCTGTGCCACACCACGCCGACCGAGGAGGCCGTCTACTGCTTCTATGAGAATGACTCCGACGACCTGCTGGAGGTGCGGAGAGACTCGCCTAAGAGGAAGGCCAGCCCTGCCCGGGCTCAGAAGAAGGAACGCTGGAGCAGCACCGCCCCTAAGAAGGAGCCGGAGAAAAgctccaggcagctgctgcaggccaaAACCAAGATGGCTGCCAAACTCCACAACAATCTCATCGTGGACGAGACTCCGCCCTGCtattccctcagctcctccatgaGCTCCCTGAGCGACATTGACCTCTGTGACCACGAGGAGCGGACAACGCTGTACAAGGCCAACAGGCAGCTGACCCTTGGCCGGATGCAAGAAAGCGCGGCCTCCAGGGCCTTAGCCAAAGAGAGGGacagctcccccagctccctgagctTCACCTCGGACGACGACCTGCTGCAGAAGTGCATCGGCTCTGCCTTGCCCAGGAGGAGGCGGCATTCTGCTCGGCGCAGGAACGCCGAGCACAAGCAGAAGCTGAAAGGTGCCAACCCCAAGAGCACCACGGGCAAGGAGAAGAAGCCGGAGCCAAGGCACAATCCAGCGGACGAGATGGTGTCGGACAAAGGCTCGGACCTGGACAGCATCGAGTGGAAGGCCATCCAGGAAGGCGCCAACTCCATCGTCACGTGGCTGCATCAGGCCGCAGCTTCCCTCTCCAGGGAGCCTTCCTCGGAGTCTGACTCCATCCTCTCCTTCGTGTCAGGGCTGTCTGtcggccccaccctgcagctgtCCCTGGACAGGAAGGATAAGAAGCGGGCTAGGAGTGGGGTAGGCCGCGAGGTGGAGAAGAGAGACCATGCGATGGCCTTTCAGGAGAGCAAGAAAGTGATGGACGTTGGGGGCAGAAACACCAGGGCCGGGAAAAACGTAAGCCAGCAGAAGCCAATGTCAAACTTGCCAGTGGTCTTCCGAGGCAGGACAGTGATCTACATGCCCAGCGCAGTGAAGGACTCCCCGAGCCCCAAGTCCACCCCACAGAAAACAGCCACAACTAAGCCCGAAGCCACCATCCAAAACCTCACCCTGAGCCAGCAGAGGTCACGGAGTCTTCACAGGCTGGGGAAGGCCTCGGAGATGGCCGACCTCACCTTGCCCAAGAGGAGCGCCACCCCTCCTGCCAGGATCACCAAGCCCCCCTCCTCGGGCTCCTCCAGgacctccaccccctcccagcccaccCAGAAGAAGTTAACGTCGCCCTCCCAGCTCAACAAGCAGCTGCCATCTCAGGGGGTGAAAGTGGGCAGGAGCTCCCCAACAGGCTCCACCCCCAAAGCGCCCCCCCAGAAACCCCCAGCCACCAAGCAGCACAAGACCCAGAAATCCCCCGTCCGCATCCCCTTCATGCAGAAGCCGAACAAGAAGATGCTGCCGGCCAGGAGCTCCATGCCGGTGCTGGAGGAGCAGGTGGGCAGCCCTAAGCTGAAAGGCAATGGGAAGGGCATCCTGCCGACCGCCCGGCTCAATTTGGTGCGGATGTCCTCGGCCAGGTCCAGCGGCAGTGAGTCGGACCGGTCCGGCTTCCTGAGGCAGCTCACCTTCATCAAGGAATCCTCCAGTCTCATCATGAGGCACCGCTCCGAGCTCTCCTCCTGCGAGTCCGTGTCCTCGCTGTCTCAGAGCACTTCCCCCAAGAGGAGCAGGCCAGGCCTCCCAGCTGTGTTCCTGTGCTCCTCCAGGTGCGAAGAGCTCAAGGTGGCCAAGCCGGTGGTGACCAGCCAGAGGCCAGTCATCTCAAGGACCCCGGCCAACAACAAAACTTCTCCCAGTGAGAGGCCTCCTCGGAGGACCAGCTCTGAGAGCCCTTCCCGGCTGCCTGTGAAGACCAACACCCCCTCGCCTGAGCCATTCAAGAGgtattcctcctcccccaacatcAGCATCATCAAGAGGACCAGCAGCCCCTCCTCCGTCCTGTCCTCTTGCTCCGAGTCATCAGCCAGGAGAAGGAAGAGCCAAGAGGCCTCCAAGCTGACCCCGAATCCTGCAGTGGGGAACCCGGGGCAGCAGGACAAGCAGCAGATGGCGATGATGAAGGGTACTTGGAGAAGGATCCGAGATGAAGACATCCCACACATCCTCAAAAGCACCCTGCCTTCCTCAGCCCTGCCTCTGGTCAGCACCCTGGAGGAGGAGACCCCCAATGCCCAGATCCCCATCCAGAGGAAAACCAGTGATGCTGTGGTGCAGACTGAGGACTACCCCACCACCAAGACCAACTCCAGCACCTCTCCAACGCTGGAGACCCGGGAGATGCCCAAGAGCGAGACAGAGTGCCTGACTTCGATCAAGGGCACTGTGCCCATCTCCTTCAGCCATGAAGGGCCAACTGGTTCTGTTGGGAGCTTCCCCTCCAGCAGGCACAGCTCCCCCAGTAGATCCGCCCGGGTGACTCCCTTCAACTACGTTCCCAGCCCCATGGTAGCACCAATGATCAACAACAAATCGCTTGAAAAAATGCCAGCTTAA
- the LOC141977763 gene encoding granzyme M-like: MKADRKLLFLVLLFLPIGKAAGQLQSLIIGGCVALPHSRPYMVSIQLKGIHSCGGTLVHARWVLTAAHCCVDPSKGSIRVVVGLHRQTVRNARVQVFTVAKFVPHPSYNSKTMANDIMLLKLDRKVAWNKETSLLPLSKKKLAPGTLCSVAGWGIFEQNSKDSPVLRELNVKVMDSKMCNNSRYWHGEVTSTMMCIEGLEKGSAPCKGDSGGPVVCGKKAEVAGVLSFAGKSCVDVFKPAVATAVFKYKRWIKKYIQ; the protein is encoded by the exons ATGAAGGCAGATCGGAAATTGCTCTTCCTGGTGCTGCTGTTCCTCCCCATTGGGAAGGCTG CAGGCCAGCTCCAGTCTTTGATCATTGGGGGATGTGTCGCATTGCCTCACTCCAGGCCCTACATGGTGTCTATCCAGCTCAAAGGCATTCACTCCTGCGGGGGGACCCTAGTCCACGCGCGCTGGGTGCTGACGGCTGCGCACTGCTGCGTCGACCC GAGTAAGGGTTCCATCAGGGTGGTGGTGGGTCTCCATCGGCAGACTGTGAGAAATGCCCGAGTGCAGGTCTTCACTGTCGCGAAGTTTGTCCCGCATCCTTCCTACAACAGCAAGACCATGGCAAATGATATCATGCTGCTCAAG CTGGACAGGAAGGTGGCTTGGAACAAGGAGACGAGCCTTCTCCCGCTGTCCAAGAAGAAGCTGGCCCCGGGGACGCTGTGCAgcgtggctggctgggggatttTCGAACAAAACAGCAAGGATTCCCCCGTCCTGCGCGAACTCAACGTCAAGGTGATGGACAGCAAGATGTGCAACAACAGCCGGTACTGGCATGGCGAGGTCACCAGCACCATGATGTGCATCGAAGGGCTCGAGAAGGGCTCTGCCCCCTGCAAG GGTGATTCCGGGGGCCCTGTGGTGTGTGGCAAGAAAGCGGAGGTGGCCGGCGTGCTCTCCTTCGCAGGCAAAAGCTGTGTCGACGTGTTCAAACCGGCTGTCGCAACGGCGGTCTTTAAATACAAGAGGTGGATCAAAAAATACATACAGTAG